The proteins below come from a single Ruegeria sp. SCSIO 43209 genomic window:
- a CDS encoding aerobic carbon-monoxide dehydrogenase large subunit: MNDMTPDREERTANLKGMGCSRKRVEDARFTQGKGNYVDDVKLDGMLFGDFVRSPYAHARITNIDTAAALEVPGVLAVLTAKDLEPLGLHWMPTLAGDKQMVLADGKVLFQGQEVAFVVAEDRYAAADGIEAVEVEYEELEVLVDPFKAMESQIVLREDTVGEDGKPIDGAHGPRKHHNHIFTWEAGDKDPTFETIDNAEVVAEETMYYHRTHPCPLETCGCVASMDKVNGKLTLWGTFQAPHAIRTVVSLISGIEEHNIRVISPDIGGGFGNKVGAYPGYVCSVVASIVTGKPVKWIEDRMDNLMTTAFARDYWMKGRISATKDGKITGLHCHVTADHGGFDACADPTKFPAGFMNICTGSYDIPTAFLEVDGVYTNKAPGGVSYRCSFRVTEAVYFIERMIEVLAIELNMDAADLRRLNFIKKEQFPYQAALGWEYDSGDYHTAWDKALSTVDYEGLRKEQAERVEAFKRGETRKLMGIGLSFFTEIVGAGPVKNCDILGLGMFDSCEIRIHPTGSAIARLGTISQGQGHATTFAQILASEIGLPADSITIEEGDTDTAPYGLGTYGSRSTPVAGAATAMAGRKIRAKAQMIAAYLLEVHDDDVEFDVDRFVVKGAPERFKTMKEIAFAAYNQAIPGIEPGLEAVSYYDPPNMTYPFGAYVCVMDIDVDTGVPDIRRFYALDDCGTRINPMIIEGQVHGGLTEALAVALGQEIAYDDQGNVKTGTLMDFFLPTAWEVPNYETDYTVTPSPHHPIGAKGVGESPHVGGVPCFSNAVQDAFRAFGLRHTNMPHDHWRIWKTANELGLHG, encoded by the coding sequence ATGAATGACATGACACCAGATCGTGAGGAACGCACCGCGAACCTCAAGGGCATGGGCTGTTCGCGCAAAAGGGTGGAAGATGCCCGCTTTACTCAAGGCAAGGGCAACTACGTCGATGACGTGAAGCTTGACGGGATGCTCTTTGGAGATTTCGTCCGCTCTCCCTACGCTCACGCACGGATCACCAACATCGATACGGCGGCAGCGCTTGAAGTGCCCGGCGTTCTCGCTGTGCTGACCGCCAAGGACCTTGAACCGCTCGGCCTCCATTGGATGCCGACGCTGGCCGGCGACAAGCAGATGGTTCTGGCCGATGGCAAGGTTCTGTTTCAAGGCCAGGAAGTGGCGTTTGTGGTCGCCGAAGACCGCTATGCGGCGGCAGATGGAATCGAGGCCGTCGAAGTCGAATACGAAGAGCTTGAGGTTCTGGTCGATCCGTTCAAGGCGATGGAATCACAGATAGTTCTGCGTGAAGACACCGTGGGCGAGGATGGCAAACCAATCGATGGAGCACATGGTCCTCGAAAGCACCACAACCATATCTTCACGTGGGAAGCGGGCGACAAGGATCCAACATTCGAGACAATCGACAATGCCGAGGTCGTTGCCGAAGAGACCATGTATTACCACCGTACGCACCCATGCCCACTGGAAACCTGCGGCTGTGTCGCCTCAATGGACAAGGTCAATGGCAAGCTGACTCTTTGGGGCACGTTCCAGGCGCCTCATGCTATCCGCACTGTGGTCAGCCTGATTTCCGGGATCGAGGAACACAATATCCGTGTGATCTCTCCCGATATTGGCGGCGGGTTTGGAAATAAGGTTGGGGCCTATCCGGGCTATGTGTGTTCGGTCGTCGCCTCCATCGTCACCGGCAAACCGGTAAAGTGGATCGAAGACCGGATGGACAATCTGATGACCACCGCCTTTGCCCGCGACTATTGGATGAAGGGCCGCATTTCTGCCACCAAGGACGGCAAGATCACCGGGTTGCATTGCCATGTGACAGCGGACCATGGTGGATTTGACGCCTGCGCCGACCCAACCAAATTCCCGGCGGGTTTCATGAATATCTGCACCGGATCTTACGACATCCCGACTGCATTCCTTGAGGTTGATGGCGTCTACACCAACAAAGCGCCGGGCGGGGTCAGCTACCGTTGTTCCTTCCGCGTGACAGAGGCGGTTTATTTCATCGAACGGATGATCGAGGTGCTGGCGATCGAGTTGAACATGGACGCGGCAGATTTGCGCCGGCTCAACTTCATCAAGAAAGAGCAATTCCCTTATCAGGCTGCGCTTGGATGGGAATATGACTCTGGCGATTATCACACTGCATGGGACAAAGCGCTCAGCACCGTCGACTACGAGGGATTGCGCAAGGAACAGGCCGAGCGTGTAGAGGCGTTCAAACGGGGCGAAACGCGCAAGCTTATGGGAATCGGTCTCAGTTTCTTCACTGAGATCGTGGGTGCCGGCCCAGTGAAGAATTGCGATATCCTGGGTCTCGGCATGTTCGATAGCTGCGAAATTCGCATCCATCCAACGGGCTCTGCAATTGCACGGCTTGGAACGATTTCGCAGGGGCAAGGCCACGCGACGACATTCGCACAGATACTGGCCTCCGAGATCGGATTACCTGCCGATAGCATCACCATCGAAGAGGGTGACACCGATACCGCGCCCTATGGTCTGGGCACCTACGGCTCGCGCTCGACCCCGGTTGCCGGGGCGGCTACGGCCATGGCTGGCCGCAAGATCCGCGCCAAGGCGCAAATGATCGCGGCCTATCTGTTGGAAGTGCATGACGATGACGTCGAGTTCGACGTCGACCGTTTCGTGGTCAAAGGAGCGCCCGAGCGGTTCAAGACCATGAAAGAAATCGCGTTCGCCGCCTACAATCAGGCCATTCCAGGGATTGAGCCAGGGCTTGAAGCGGTTAGCTACTATGACCCGCCGAACATGACTTATCCGTTCGGTGCCTATGTCTGCGTGATGGATATTGATGTGGATACAGGCGTGCCAGACATCCGCCGCTTCTACGCGCTGGACGATTGCGGTACCCGGATCAACCCGATGATCATCGAAGGACAGGTGCATGGCGGCCTGACCGAAGCACTCGCCGTCGCTTTGGGCCAGGAAATCGCCTATGACGATCAGGGCAACGTGAAGACGGGCACGCTGATGGATTTCTTCCTGCCGACGGCATGGGAGGTTCCGAACTACGAGACCGACTACACCGTCACGCCGTCGCCACATCATCCCATCGGTGCGAAGGGCGTGGGCGAAAGTCCGCATGTGGGCGGGGTGCCATGCTTCTCCAACGCGGTGCAGGATGCGTTCCGGGCCTTTGGTCTGCGGCATACCAACATGCCCCATGATCACTGGCGGATCTGGAAGACCGCCAATGAGCTTGGCCTGCACGGCTAA
- a CDS encoding (2Fe-2S)-binding protein, translating into MSKKQHYKITVNGKEEEFLAEPRELLIYTLRERLNITGPHIGCETSHCGACTVTIDGKSVKSCTMFVAQADGKDITTIEGIGGPDALHPLQEAFKEHHGLQCGYCTPGMITRAAKLLEENPNPSEEEIRFGMAGNICRCTGYQNIVKSIKAAAAEMNAAKEAAQ; encoded by the coding sequence ATGTCAAAGAAACAACACTACAAGATCACGGTGAACGGCAAGGAAGAGGAATTCCTTGCCGAGCCACGCGAACTTCTCATCTACACGCTGCGCGAGCGGCTCAACATCACCGGCCCGCATATTGGCTGCGAGACTTCCCATTGTGGCGCTTGCACCGTCACCATTGATGGCAAATCAGTCAAGTCCTGCACCATGTTCGTGGCGCAGGCCGATGGCAAGGATATCACAACCATCGAAGGCATCGGTGGGCCTGACGCGCTGCACCCGCTGCAAGAGGCGTTTAAGGAACATCACGGGCTGCAATGCGGCTACTGCACACCGGGCATGATCACACGCGCGGCAAAGTTGCTCGAAGAGAACCCGAACCCGTCCGAGGAAGAGATCCGTTTTGGCATGGCAGGTAATATCTGCCGCTGTACCGGGTATCAGAACATCGTGAAGTCTATCAAAGCCGCAGCGGCCGAGATGAATGCAGCCAAGGAGGCGGCCCAATGA
- a CDS encoding xanthine dehydrogenase family protein subunit M produces the protein MIPAAFEYYRPKDMAGVLSILEEHGDDARVMAGGHSLIPMMKLRMADVPHLIDLQDVGGMSDIEIGGDSIRIGAMVTQHAIIDHDALADAAPILREAALQIADPQVRYMGTVGGNVANGDPGNDMPGLMQCLDARFTVEGPDGEREIAAREFYEAAYMTAREDEEVLTAVTIPTPHGGYAYEKQKRKIGDYATAAAAVQIVKEGGTCASASIAMTNLSDTPVFSEAAGAALVGTGVDANAIKTAVAAMLGDIDPTEDNRGPVAFKKHVAGIILTRAIERAWSRA, from the coding sequence ATGATTCCAGCGGCATTCGAATACTACAGACCCAAGGACATGGCCGGTGTGCTGTCGATCCTGGAAGAGCATGGCGATGATGCCCGCGTCATGGCCGGTGGGCACAGCCTGATTCCGATGATGAAGCTGCGGATGGCGGATGTGCCGCATCTGATCGATCTTCAGGATGTTGGCGGCATGTCTGATATCGAGATCGGAGGTGACAGTATTCGCATCGGTGCGATGGTCACCCAGCACGCGATTATTGATCACGACGCACTGGCTGACGCCGCTCCGATTCTGCGCGAAGCTGCCCTTCAGATCGCAGACCCGCAAGTCCGATACATGGGTACAGTTGGTGGCAACGTGGCCAATGGCGACCCCGGCAATGACATGCCCGGCCTGATGCAGTGCCTGGATGCGCGTTTCACTGTCGAGGGTCCTGACGGGGAACGCGAAATCGCTGCCCGCGAGTTTTACGAAGCCGCCTACATGACCGCTCGGGAAGACGAAGAAGTGTTGACTGCAGTCACCATCCCAACGCCGCATGGCGGTTACGCCTATGAAAAACAAAAGCGCAAGATTGGCGATTATGCTACCGCTGCTGCTGCAGTCCAGATCGTGAAAGAAGGTGGCACCTGTGCCTCCGCCTCGATTGCAATGACCAATCTGAGCGACACACCGGTCTTTTCCGAGGCGGCTGGGGCCGCTCTGGTTGGCACCGGCGTCGATGCAAATGCCATTAAGACCGCTGTGGCCGCCATGCTCGGTGATATTGACCCCACCGAGGACAACCGCGGTCCCGTCGCTTTCAAAAAACACGTGGCAGGTATCATTCTAACCCGCGCCATTGAGCGCGCCTGGTCGCGTGCGTGA
- a CDS encoding MHYT domain-containing protein encodes MEFLDVSHNSFLVAMSCIVAFVAGFTGLSMTRDLSTKPVFEKKASVALAAVSLGGGIWAMHFVAMLGLQMPILFYYDAAITLVSALVAILLVGAALILLHFTERNRATIAMAGGVVGLGILAMHYIGMAGLELCRAVYTPSGVILSSIAAIALCMLAFAIAYGQRTNRNILLGTLCFAAAVCTVHFLALASTRFVAVPSGVEFGPLMSNETLAIGVILFSFIIFGACLWVSVTYLPGPSRKDPEPTEATVDVKPLLQIPCERDGGKVFISAEDVLFLRADGHYTQVYTETDRLFCVWPVTEAAKRLVPTGFLQTHRSYLVNPQRVARFERTKDKGRCLFDGDGLPPAPVSRSKLKTVQDALASQVGAIRET; translated from the coding sequence ATGGAGTTTCTCGACGTCAGCCACAACAGTTTCCTCGTCGCCATGTCCTGCATTGTTGCCTTCGTGGCAGGGTTTACAGGATTGTCGATGACGCGAGATCTTTCGACGAAGCCGGTCTTTGAAAAGAAGGCCTCGGTGGCTCTTGCGGCTGTTTCGCTTGGCGGTGGAATCTGGGCCATGCACTTCGTGGCCATGCTCGGGCTTCAGATGCCGATCCTGTTCTATTACGACGCTGCAATCACACTTGTGTCTGCGCTTGTCGCGATCCTGCTCGTCGGAGCTGCGCTTATTCTGTTGCATTTCACCGAACGCAACCGCGCCACGATTGCGATGGCAGGAGGCGTTGTTGGGTTGGGCATCTTGGCGATGCACTATATTGGCATGGCTGGCTTGGAGCTTTGCCGGGCAGTGTATACGCCCAGTGGCGTCATCTTGTCCTCGATTGCTGCAATAGCGCTTTGTATGCTGGCTTTCGCGATTGCCTACGGGCAGCGAACAAACAGAAACATTTTGCTGGGCACTTTGTGTTTTGCAGCGGCGGTTTGCACCGTTCATTTTCTTGCTCTGGCGAGCACCCGTTTCGTCGCGGTGCCAAGTGGGGTTGAGTTTGGCCCGTTGATGAGCAATGAGACGCTGGCCATTGGCGTAATCCTGTTCAGTTTCATCATATTTGGTGCTTGCTTGTGGGTCAGCGTGACCTACCTGCCAGGACCTTCGAGGAAAGACCCGGAGCCAACAGAAGCGACCGTGGATGTAAAACCATTGCTGCAAATTCCTTGCGAACGGGATGGTGGAAAGGTCTTCATCTCTGCCGAAGATGTTCTGTTTTTGCGCGCGGATGGGCACTACACCCAAGTTTACACCGAAACGGATCGGTTGTTTTGTGTCTGGCCAGTGACCGAGGCCGCCAAGCGATTGGTGCCCACCGGATTTCTCCAGACCCACCGCAGCTACCTTGTCAATCCTCAGCGCGTGGCGCGGTTTGAGCGTACCAAGGATAAGGGCCGATGCCTGTTCGACGGGGATGGTTTACCACCCGCACCGGTCAGTCGATCCAAACTCAAGACGGTTCAGGATGCGCTTGCATCGCAGGTGGGCGCAATTCGTGAGACCTAG
- a CDS encoding adenylate/guanylate cyclase domain-containing protein: MHIAYQVYGDGFLATFDGPGQAIHRGKAIGDAISKLNLEVRIGVHTGEVEVSLHYVRGIAVNIAARISELGRGGDIVVSRTVKNLVAGSGLDFESLGTKELKGLSEDWQVYKAV, encoded by the coding sequence GTGCACATTGCCTACCAAGTATATGGCGATGGCTTTCTCGCTACGTTTGACGGACCCGGCCAGGCGATCCATCGTGGCAAGGCGATTGGCGATGCCATTTCCAAGCTGAATCTGGAAGTTCGCATAGGGGTTCACACAGGCGAAGTCGAAGTTTCTTTGCATTATGTGCGCGGAATTGCCGTTAACATTGCAGCGCGTATCTCAGAATTGGGCAGAGGCGGCGACATCGTCGTTTCCAGAACAGTAAAAAATCTGGTGGCTGGGTCCGGTCTGGACTTCGAAAGTCTTGGAACAAAAGAACTGAAGGGCTTATCCGAAGACTGGCAAGTTTATAAAGCGGTCTAA
- a CDS encoding tetratricopeptide repeat protein, with translation MLVDRYGLTLTTSLPEARDAYVAGLDHILAATFGASEAFSAAITADPGFALGHVGLARARMYENDMSGAQEAMASARACASGLTEREEGHLAVFDLLLQGRVSQARSAVLKHAAHHPRDVLVAQICTNIFGLIGTSGEPGRESTQLAYTTKLFDALGEDWWVMSVHGQALCEVGRLDEAMSMMDGSLALNNANANASHFKAHTLYEQGYGEAGRAYLADWIADYDVRSVLHGHLSWHRALWALEQGDEAELWTIYEGAIAPAASYSLPINVLTDAAALLHRTEIAGLTVAPKLWRDLSEYASRFFPNPGMSFADIHGALAHAMAGEGERLAVLTETSLGFASDLVRPVARAWGAIARQDWTDALQQLTPVMADHARLGGSRAQRDLLELTYLNLLLKSGHIQEAHRTITARRPIFSHTAPVAGFV, from the coding sequence ATGCTGGTTGACCGATATGGACTGACGCTGACGACCAGCCTGCCAGAGGCGCGGGACGCCTATGTCGCGGGGCTTGATCACATCCTTGCAGCAACGTTTGGTGCAAGCGAAGCTTTTTCCGCCGCCATCACGGCCGATCCCGGCTTCGCCCTCGGTCACGTTGGGCTTGCTCGAGCTCGAATGTATGAAAACGATATGTCTGGCGCTCAAGAGGCAATGGCGTCGGCCCGCGCCTGCGCATCTGGGTTGACTGAGCGCGAGGAGGGTCATCTCGCGGTATTCGATCTCTTGCTTCAGGGACGTGTTTCACAGGCACGAAGCGCAGTTCTGAAGCACGCTGCTCATCACCCCCGCGATGTCCTTGTCGCGCAAATCTGTACCAACATTTTCGGCTTGATTGGGACATCGGGTGAGCCTGGTCGGGAAAGCACGCAACTTGCCTACACGACCAAATTATTTGATGCCTTGGGCGAAGACTGGTGGGTAATGAGCGTACACGGTCAGGCGCTGTGCGAAGTTGGGCGTCTTGATGAGGCCATGTCCATGATGGACGGCTCGCTCGCTTTGAACAACGCCAATGCAAACGCGTCACACTTCAAAGCGCACACGCTCTACGAGCAAGGTTATGGAGAGGCCGGTCGCGCATACCTTGCCGACTGGATCGCGGATTATGATGTGCGCTCGGTATTGCACGGCCACTTAAGTTGGCATCGCGCTCTGTGGGCCTTGGAGCAAGGGGATGAGGCTGAGCTATGGACGATTTACGAAGGAGCTATCGCACCCGCAGCGTCCTATTCGTTGCCGATAAATGTTCTAACCGATGCTGCTGCACTTTTGCACCGCACTGAAATTGCAGGTCTTACAGTTGCGCCCAAACTTTGGCGCGACCTGAGTGAATACGCATCACGGTTTTTTCCAAACCCAGGCATGAGTTTTGCAGACATACATGGCGCACTGGCTCATGCAATGGCAGGGGAAGGAGAACGCCTTGCGGTTCTGACCGAAACAAGCTTGGGTTTTGCGTCAGATCTTGTTCGCCCGGTGGCCCGTGCGTGGGGCGCGATTGCGCGACAAGATTGGACGGATGCGCTGCAACAGCTGACACCGGTCATGGCAGATCACGCTCGTCTGGGTGGCAGCCGCGCACAGCGTGACCTTTTGGAGCTGACTTACCTGAATCTGCTATTGAAATCCGGCCATATTCAAGAAGCTCATCGAACGATTACAGCGCGACGCCCGATCTTCAGTCATACTGCGCCCGTTGCAGGCTTTGTCTGA
- a CDS encoding ABC transporter six-transmembrane domain-containing protein: protein MLTDRKLTIGTLLSVFRWRVGITWFLILAETALTVLIPLFVGFAIDGLLSEDFEPFVQLGALMVALTMISVIRRIYDTRVYGMIRVELGKALAVRFSNLPISSLNARIGMGRELADFLEEILPSAIAGVVQFVVSAILLFYFSPVLALSACGVLVGMISVYALFHSTFWQWNRALNEQMEHQVSVLEQRRDRPVFVHLSKLRRFEVKLSDTEAVLYGVIFILLIGLLLFNLWFATQNLDATPGMIFSIISYSWEFAEAALALPVTLQSWSRLSEITTRLQSD from the coding sequence ATGCTGACAGATCGAAAACTGACAATCGGCACGCTTCTGAGTGTGTTCCGCTGGCGCGTAGGGATTACGTGGTTCCTGATCCTGGCTGAAACTGCCCTGACGGTTCTGATTCCGCTGTTCGTCGGCTTCGCCATAGATGGATTGCTGAGCGAAGATTTTGAGCCCTTTGTGCAGTTAGGTGCGCTCATGGTTGCCCTCACTATGATCAGCGTGATCCGGCGGATTTACGATACACGTGTCTACGGTATGATCCGTGTCGAGTTGGGCAAGGCGCTTGCCGTACGGTTTTCAAATCTTCCAATTTCGTCGCTGAACGCCCGGATCGGCATGGGGCGCGAACTGGCCGACTTTCTTGAGGAGATCCTGCCCTCGGCAATCGCGGGGGTGGTGCAGTTCGTCGTATCAGCAATTTTGCTGTTTTACTTCTCGCCAGTTCTGGCCCTGTCTGCCTGTGGGGTTCTTGTCGGAATGATATCTGTATACGCTCTGTTTCATTCGACGTTTTGGCAATGGAACCGTGCGCTGAATGAGCAAATGGAGCATCAGGTCAGTGTTCTGGAACAACGACGTGACCGTCCGGTTTTCGTCCACCTGAGTAAACTGCGCCGGTTCGAAGTAAAGCTCTCGGATACCGAAGCCGTTCTGTATGGCGTAATCTTCATTCTGTTAATAGGTCTGCTCCTATTCAACCTGTGGTTCGCGACCCAAAACCTGGATGCGACACCGGGCATGATATTTTCGATTATCAGCTATTCGTGGGAGTTTGCGGAAGCCGCACTTGCTTTGCCCGTCACCTTACAATCCTGGTCTCGCCTGTCAGAAATTACGACCAGGTTGCAGAGCGATTGA
- a CDS encoding DUF2141 domain-containing protein yields the protein MIRNLLAPAFAVVTLATPASAEGLNVTVDGIRNAKGNIVILVFDNARAFDSLDVWSAIDYAQIPSRKGSVSHEFSDLNAGPYAVLLFHDENKDDDLNMTETKLLEGLGSTGASDPQDEPDFKAASVWPGDVRVRIHYDQ from the coding sequence ATGATACGGAACCTTCTAGCCCCTGCATTCGCCGTGGTAACGCTTGCGACTCCGGCCTCCGCCGAGGGTCTGAATGTGACTGTGGACGGCATCCGCAACGCCAAGGGCAACATCGTGATCCTTGTATTCGATAACGCGCGCGCCTTTGACAGTTTGGATGTCTGGAGCGCCATTGACTACGCCCAGATTCCGTCACGTAAAGGCAGCGTCAGCCATGAGTTTTCTGACCTGAACGCGGGCCCATACGCTGTGCTGCTGTTTCATGACGAAAACAAGGACGATGACCTGAACATGACTGAGACGAAACTGTTGGAGGGGCTGGGTTCAACAGGTGCCTCAGACCCTCAGGACGAGCCGGATTTCAAGGCTGCCTCGGTCTGGCCGGGCGATGTGCGTGTTCGCATTCACTATGATCAGTAA